In Bos taurus isolate L1 Dominette 01449 registration number 42190680 breed Hereford chromosome 10, ARS-UCD2.0, whole genome shotgun sequence, the genomic window TGGGATATGGAGGGcatccttttttcattttcagcactgttttttttttcccttccttgagAAAGGCAATTTTATTCTAATTGACTTATATcccatttttttctataaaagtatTTGAAGTGGTTTATAAAAATTGTCATGCAatagtaactaaaaaaaaaaaaaaaaaaatagaaaatcaggaCTAAACAGGAAAGAAATATAACCTCTATTCATATATCCCTGCTGGATAAGGCATCCTTTGAGAAAAACAGAATAGTCTTACGACTTACCAATGATTTCACTCAGATAAAACTTGATCAAAGTTTAAATGTAGGTATATTCCAAAGGTGAGCAGTAGAAAGAgtatgggctttggagtcaggccTTTCTTCAAATCACAGCACTTATTTACTGGCATTTTagtaaatgacttaaaaaaaaaaagtccctaccTGTAAATAATAAACACAGGTAAGTGGTAGATAACTAACTCTATGATGTGATTTCAAAGACAGCAGGTAGATATGCTTACTCCTCACCACCTTTCCCCAGTGTCCTGccatatttaaatatcttttcccTTCCCCAAATGCAGAGTGCAtgaatttatcattaaaaaataaaatttcatttattcaacaaatacgtGAACATTTATCATCATCCTTACTCTCTGATCATTTAGAACAAATTCTGGAAAGATATATtagctttttaaataaatcttatcAGTCTACCTTCCTTCATGAAGGAGGATCCTCTCCTTGCTGTGTGAGGAAGGGGGCATTTGAACACACACCCCACAACCCTACTCATCAAAAACAAAGTTTTCATTAACAGGCAGTGGtttcttaagagtctcttgaatGTCTTAGCATTTTCTGAACATAGCAAGGTACTGATTGTATTTGGCTGCTGAAATTTTGCTGTAACACAAAAGGTGATGAAAGGTGTTCATTTCAGACCCAGGAGCAACAGGAGGGACAAGACAGTGACATTCCAAGACGGGCTTGGAAGAGACTACTTCTACCTCAGAAGAATTAATTTCTCAAGGACAGAAttctattaagaaaaaagaaatgttctttGTGGGCCTATTGTGTTCAATGCCCATATGCAAGGCAGTTCACATTGCTattatatgaatttaaaaaatcaactccAGCGGagtaagaaaaaaagtaaacagaaaaatacTAAACAGGAAGTCCTAATCACACATTCAAAAAATTTTCAGGAACGGTTAAGTGCCAATGCATGGAATGGTTAAATGCCAACAATCAGCTTCAATTGTTTTTTATTACAGTAAGAGGAAGTTTACTCTTAAATGCAtagaatttgaagaaaaaatttatataagCTTTTAAAAGAGGCCCTTTTTGACAGTTATTAATACAAATGTGAAATAAGACCCTTCAAACAAATATTTCAGTAACAGTTTACATACAGCAATAATTTATTCTGAAATGTTCATTTAGTTTCTGTTGAGACACGATTCATGTCTCAATAATAAAAGAGCAGCCATCTCACCTCAAATACCAGAATATACAACAAGTTACAGCATAGCAAAAATTCTACCTACTTTCAGATGTTCAGGTAAAATAGTATCATTCAATGTTTTACAGTtacacagatttttttgttttgcgcACAAAATAGTGTAAGTTGTTACACTATAGCTATCTATATGCACATCATGTGACCACAGAACTGTTAATCATTACTTCTGAAATTGAACCATCATTTTCATTCATGCAGTAAAGCAAAGCAGGCTGGGTAAACTTGTTCATTGGGAACCATATTACTGTGAATTTCACAGCCACATGATTAATAATGATGTTAGATGGACTCTCAAAGACTAGAACAGAATGTTTTTTTGCATAAATACCAATTTCTCCCTGATGTAAGTTTAGTCAGTTTATTATCTAGAAATGATTGATAACAGCAATATATCATATCTTCTATCTGTAGTGTTATTTTAAGACAAGCAATAATTAAAGGATGCTGGGATGGGATGCTActtaaatacatgaaaaacatACTGTACAAATATACTTGGCTTTACCATTTTCTTCCTAACTATCAAGAGTGCCTCCCAAAATATGACCAGTGAAGACGAAGTATACTATCAAATATGGCTTCCAGAACAAAAACCCTCTAACAAGAATCAAACCTATTTACaaaatttttcagtcttttacagTTTCACTTGAAACAAAATTTCTACATAGCAGTTGTAAAGAACACGTATCACATTCTCGGTTTCATCCTTCCAGCTCTTTTCACACAGATGTCACAAGGTAAGACCCAGAATGGCGTTTAGGACTTTGAGTCCCGCTGGGTTCTGTGCTGTCGGGTTTTGAGTCGCGTTTCTTTGTGTTGTTGCTCACTGGCGTTGGGATCTGAGACGGTCGGGCTGAAGTGCCATCTGTGCTGCTCTTCCTTGGGCTTGGGTTGTAATTAAAAGGACTCACCCTGGCGGCGACAGTCCCACTTGGTGAACTGTGCTTGCTTGAGCTGCTAGAACTAAACGGGGTACGCTCGGCTATAGAACTTTCACTAGTCTCGGATGCAGGGACAGGGTTATTACTGTGTCCCGGTTTTGTCTCAGTTCCTTTTTGGTCTGGAGGATCTACCTGAATAAAGGAATTCAGGCGGTTTTCCAGACCCATGGTGCGTGTAGGGGCACTACCATTGCTCACATTTTGTTTTCCCTGATTATCTTTTGAATCTTTAGGGTTCGGGTTTCCCTTTTCTGAAACAGTGTCAATCACGGGGGGAGTATTTCCTGTTGGAGATCTTCCAGATCTAGGGTTGTTAATGGGGCAATCCTCAATTCTCACCCAAACATCCTCTGTTTTAGAAACAGCAGGTGCCATTTGATAAATCAGAGTCTTTGATTCAGCACCATTTGCAGCACCTGAAGAAGTGGTCTGAGAAGTACTATTTGTGGGagaaatttcactttcttttatttttctccatgttcCTTTTGTGGATACCTGGTTTTCTTTAGTTTGTTTGCTTCCTGAAATAGAGTTCACTTGTTTTTCGTCctcactttttgccttttcactaGATTCTGATGAAGCAGAAAGAATTGAGGATGAACTTCCAGTTCTTCTCCAAGTGCTTACTCGAGGAAGTGATGATGAGTGTTTGCTGTGCTCACGTTTCCAGGTCCCTGACCTATTGATGGGAAGTCTGGAAGGACTTTCGGAATGAGAGCGTGCTATATCATGGCGCTTTACTGGTCTTCCATCATTATACTCTATGGTGGGACTGAGGTTAGGTGGGAGTTTTCGCCATCCACCAGACTGAAGAGACGAATGTGTAGATAGAGACATATCAGGAAGGGAAGGACTTAAAACTGGAGTATGAGCCTGGGACCGTGTGGGAGAATCGGGTCtggaagatggagaaagagattCAAATGAAGCAGATTCCTCCAGTTTTCTCCTTAGGGTTGGGCTTGGAGCTTCTTTGATGAAAGTTGATTGGCGTACTAATACAGGTCTCTCTGACCTATCGGATTCACTTCCACTTGACTTTGTTGAAGACATTCTAGAAAGTTCTACTTTTTTATTGGATCCATTACTATTACTCATTTGATTTAGCCCTTTGGAGGCAGATTCACTTCTTGGGATACCACTGCCATTCTTGGATAAGCCTGTTTGTTTGGTGAGGTTCTGCTGGCTCATCTGTCTGCCAGGAGATGTGTAAGACATTTTCCCAGAACCTGAGGACTTAGTTGAAGCAGTACTAGGGGATGACGTCCTTGGTAGTTGAGATAATTTGTTAGGGGGACTTATTCCATTTCTACCAGGAGAGATTGAGTTTCGCCCTGGAGACTGCATTGGTCTACTTAATGGTTGCTGGGCAGGTCTTGAAGGAGTGGAATCTCTAGATCCTGATCTAGAAGGTCCTTTGTTTGATCCTGCTGTCTGGGATGCCTGCCTTGTAACAGGGCTTAATTCTGACTTCACTGATGGCTTGGTTCCTCTGGGAGAGGTGGTAGCCGGCTGACCTTCACTAGGGCTTTTGGAGGCTGGAGTCTTGAGGGGCGGGCCTTTTTTAGAAACTGGGCTTGTACTTGAAGAGCTATTCCGAACTCCTGGAATATGAATCATTGTCCTACCTCGAGAGATTGAAGGCATGTTTGTTTGAAGGGGTTGTTTCATTTGGCTCGAAATTTCCGAATTAGATCGAACTTTTCCAGTAATCAAACTTTTATAAACCTTTTTGCctccttttattcctttattttcagATTCTATTTTTTTAGTTTCCAATGTACTTTTCTCCCCAGGTTTTAGAATTCGTGGACCTTTATTACTCGTAAAGGGTTTTTCTTCTTGATCAGGTGTAAGGTGAAATGGTGATCCCAGAGAGATACCCGATTTCAATGAAAGGATAGAATCTGAATCAGATGAAGCTTGTCGAGATAAACATGCAGCGGCAGCAGCTTGATGTAAACTACTTACTATGGAATTTGCACCTTCCTGAATAGCTTTCCAATCAAAATTTTCTGAATCTGGGGATAAACCATGTTCTGAATCTGGTCTCTGTATATCTTTCAAATCGAGTGTCAAATCTTCTGCTAATATGCCACCCATATTTCTGGGACTATGCTTTTCATTATCGGGCTTGAGCCTtgaaggctttttcttttttggcattgCAGAACTTATACATTCCTGCAGCAGGTCATCTTCAGAATCAATACTAAGAGAACTGAGAGAACTGTTTCTTGAGAAACAAACAGGGGTGTCTTCCACGTGAAACGATTTAGGAGCATAACCTGAGGCCTGGGGTTTACCTGGTTCTCCCTGTGAGGCAGGGGGCTCTGTCTCTTTGACAGGTTCattttccttgttgttgttgttttcttgatCAATGTCACTAAGAGAGCTTAGAGAGGAATTTCGAGAAAAGCAAACTGGAGTATTTTCAATAGCGAAATTCTGTAATTTCTCATCTGTTGCTGCCCCTCTGTCTGGTATATCTTTGGAAGACTGGGGAAAAGTGGACTGCTTCTGCAGCACGGGTTTAGACTGACCTCTATTTATTGGCTGCTTTGTAACAGCTGGTGTCTTACTAGCTGATTGTTGGTTTGAGGTTAGTTCTGTGTGGTTGGTCACTTTAGCTTCtgattctttattttccttccccTTTCTTAATTCAGCCTTTTCCCTGGAAAGgtcaacatcatcatcatcaaaatcTAGAGAACTCAGAGAGTCATTTCGTGAAAAACAGTACGGAGTGCCTTCAATGGGCGTGTAATGATGGGGTGAATCAAAAGTAAAACTTCCTCTGACTCTGTCTTCATTATTTGGCAGTTTATCATTGAAGTCCTTGGAATTATTTTTCAAGTGCTGTTTCTTTGAGTCTTTGTTTTCCGAGAAATTTCTTTCTGCATTTAGATTATTTTTTGAGTCTGTATTTTTTCTTACACGTGTCCTGTATTCAGTATTTTGTGGTATAGGTTTTACTGGTGAAGTAGGTTTCTTCGTCTTACCATCTAATTGATTTTTGTTAGTTCCAGATGAAGACATAGATGCTTGCTGGACCTGGTCCATGATCTTTTTCACACGGAAAGGCTTGTGACTTTTTCCTTTGGGCATGGCAGAATTAATGCATTCTGCAAGAATATCACCTTCTTCTGTTTTGCTGTCGTCCAGTTCAGGCACAGTGACAGATGAGGCTTTCCCTCGTTGAGCCTCATCTGTACTTCTGCCTTCAGTAGGAATGGTATCTCGTTTTTCAAACTCACTTGACTGTGCCCCTGCTCTaaccccttctccagcagctaACTCATTTGGAGGGGATTCTATCGTTAGATCACTCAGAGATGTAGCTGTGGAAAAGTTTATAGGTGTCCCTTCTACACAATACACCCGTGGCATATCATCTCCTGGTGTAAAACTAACATGCTTTTGTGCCTGTAACCTGTTTTGCGATGGCAGAAGTTTGTATACAGGGAGCTGACTTGGTTTCCTTGCCACAGGTGGAGGTAATTTTGAAGTAGTCTGGGCTGGTTTTTTGGCTTTGCGTGAAGATTTTGTTGGCATGGCAGAAATTATACACTCTTCTAGTATTTCAATATCATCATCATCTGACTCATCTAAAAGATCTTTTTCAGAATCAGTGGGTTTTTCTGCCTCTTTTTCCTGGTTTTCATTTGATTCTTCAGGCTGCTCACTTTCTGTTTCATTCCCGTTGTCATTTTCCTGAACTGGAGGCATTATTCTTAGTTCCACATCTTTCTGAATAAATGGCTCATCAAGGCTCAGAGCGCTCAGGCTAGATGAACAAGAAAATCCATCAGGAGTACTCTCTGTGGCAAAATGTAACAGAGTATCAGCCTCTGGAAGAACCTGGACCCTTTGTACTGCAGCATTTACAGCAGCTTGCTTGGGTCCACTTTCTCTCTTTTCAGCACTAGGTGCTTTATTTTTAGGTACTTCCTGCTTCGTTTGAACTGTCTGAGGAGGAGGCGGAGGCGGTGGCGGAGGGGTTTTGCTTCTGCTTGGTGGCATGGTTTGTCCAGGGCTATCTGGGAGGTCACTGGGGCTTATGATGCCACTTACCATTCCACTGCAGGGTTCACTCTGAACAGAGCTGGCAATCGAGCGACTCTCAAAACTGTCGAGTGAACTGACTGAAGTACATCTGCTAAACATGAGTGGGGTCTCCTGAACGTAGTGCTCTGGTGGACTTTTGGGTGTCTGAGCACCGCTCTTGGAAGGAGATTTGGCCCCTGAAGAAAATTCAACAGCTTTGTGCCTGGCTGACTCTGAAGACAGACCAGAAGCCTGGAGTCTGCTGGATTTGGTTCTAATGTGCTGTGACCCTGCTGGAACTTTACTCACAGAATCTTCATTTGACCTAGGTCCGCTGTTGTCCTTGATTTCAGCTATTTGCAGAGTGTTAGCAGACTCTGCTTCTTGTGTTGTCTGATCACACCCTACTTCATCTTCAGCAGATGACAGAGATGATAATGAACTGCATCTTGAAAAACATATTGGGGTATCTTCTACACAGTAAGTCTGTATTGTTTCTTGGTTGATAGAGGGGACTTTGCAAGAGGAAGAGGTGGCTTTTGGGGTCTGACCACTTCTGCTCTGTGCTGAGCTTGGATGCAGCTGATTCTGCCTCTTGGCATTAGATGAAGTTGTGGATGTATTCTCGCTGCTTGAAGAGATGTGTTCAGTTTTTGTGCTCTGTCCAGATGAATTCTTTGAGAATGAAAATGCTGGTTTCTGTGAAGAAGGAATGTCTGTGGTGTATTTTAAACTATAATCAATAGGCTGATCCACGTGATGTTTTTCTTCACTGTATTTTATGCTATAATTGGTTGGCCTCTCTTCTTCCTCATGCTGCCCTTCCTCAGAGTAACGTTCGCTATAGTTGGTTGGTTTATCGTCTTCATAGTCATCTTCTTGACACAAAGACTGGTTCACATTTTGACTAATTCCATGATTAGAGCCTACTCGATTTGTTTCAGATCCATTGGCTGCTCTTGACCTGTATGGGGAAACACATTCTTGCTGCCCAAAGTGTGGTTGGAACTTGAGGTGTTTATCATCAGTGCTCTCAGGATACACGGGATAAGCTGTGCTTTGACTCCTTGATTGTCTCTGCTCATTCGGTTTTATTTCATCTTCTAGTATATGTTTGGGTCTTGCCCATCTTTCATTCTGTGAAGGGCTCTGCCTCCCAGAGTTCAACTGTTCATCGGAATATTTGAGACTGTAATTTATTGGTGTATCTAGTTCTCCATCATTATCATCCATATGATTTGCACTATGTATTTTATGGGCTAGGTCAGCTGGATACTGACCATAGCTGCAAAATTTACTTTCATCATCTTCAGAATAGGATTCAATTGAAGGTTTCATCTGACCTCTTTTACCATAACCATCACTACTGCTGACACTATTTAAACTATCATTTGAAGATCTCTTATATTCTACTTTGGCATATGGTATTGGACATGttctgtttgagttttctgactTGGTAAAGTTGTacgtgtttgcatgtgtgtgggtGGTAGAGCTTCTTCTTAGTGCATTCCTCTCATCTGTCCCACAGTGTAGTTCTGTGGTAGACCCAGAACTTCTGTCTTCCTGAGAGGTATGAATAGCTGATACTTCTTCCATGACTTTGGCAATCTGGGCTGCAGTGGTAGAAATCTGCAAACCTCGCTTTGAAGAGGTTCCTGGGTTTTCTGTTGCTGGGTGATAGTTGCCTAGGCTAATACCTCGTTCTCTCTCCAGACTTCTATCTTTCTCAGAACGAGAGCTATCTAAACTTCCCCTTGATGAAGAAGAGCTGGGCAATACTGTAGTGTTTAAGTACGGTGATAGGACAGTCATGTTTCCAGTATTAAAATTGTCTGACCTGTTATCATCAT contains:
- the APC gene encoding adenomatous polyposis coli protein isoform X7, with product MYTPLCSSAVAALPASVPPCAVRSRSSGGGRGCVRQERKRPGCVRASVRGASVWQEVLKQLQGSIEDEAMASSGQIDLLERLKELNLDSSNFPGVKLRSKMSLRSYGSREGSVSSRSGECSPVPMGSFPRRGFVNGSRENTGYLEELEKERSLLLADLDKEEKEKDWYYAQLQNLTKRIDSLPLTENFSLQTDMTRRQLEYEARQIRVAMEEQLGTCQDMEKRAQRRITRIQQIEKDILRIRQLLQSQATEAERSSQSKHEAGSHEAERQNEGQGVAEINMATSGSGQGSTTRIDHETASVLSSSSTHSAPRRLTSHLGTKVEMVYSLLSMLGTHDKDDMSRTLLAMSSSQDSCISMRQSGCLPLLIQLLHGNDKDSVLLGNSRGSKEARARASAALHNIIHSQPDDKRGRREIRVLHLLEQIRAYCETCWEWQEAHEQGMDQDKNPMPAPVEHQICPAVCVLMKLSFDEEHRHAMNELGGLQAIAELLQVDCEMYGLTNDHYSITLRRYAGMALTNLTFGDVANKATLCSMKGCMRALVAQLQSESEDLQQVIASVLRNLSWRADVNSKKTLREVGSVKALMECALEVKKESTLKSVLSALWNLSAHCTENKADICAVDGALAFLVGTLTYRSQTNTLAIIESGGGILRNVSSLIATNEDHRQILRENNCLQTLLQHLKSHSLTIVSNACGTLWNLSARNPKDQEALWDMGAVSMLKNLIHSKHKMIAMGSAAALRNLMANRPAKYKDANIMSPGSSLPSLHVRKQKALEAELDAQHLSETFDNIDNLSPKASHRSKQRHKQNLYGDYVFDTNRHDDNRSDNFNTGNMTVLSPYLNTTVLPSSSSSRGSLDSSRSEKDRSLERERGISLGNYHPATENPGTSSKRGLQISTTAAQIAKVMEEVSAIHTSQEDRSSGSTTELHCGTDERNALRRSSTTHTHANTYNFTKSENSNRTCPIPYAKVEYKRSSNDSLNSVSSSDGYGKRGQMKPSIESYSEDDESKFCSYGQYPADLAHKIHSANHMDDNDGELDTPINYSLKYSDEQLNSGRQSPSQNERWARPKHILEDEIKPNEQRQSRSQSTAYPVYPESTDDKHLKFQPHFGQQECVSPYRSRAANGSETNRVGSNHGISQNVNQSLCQEDDYEDDKPTNYSERYSEEGQHEEEERPTNYSIKYSEEKHHVDQPIDYSLKYTTDIPSSQKPAFSFSKNSSGQSTKTEHISSSSENTSTTSSNAKRQNQLHPSSAQSRSGQTPKATSSSCKVPSINQETIQTYCVEDTPICFSRCSSLSSLSSAEDEVGCDQTTQEAESANTLQIAEIKDNSGPRSNEDSVSKVPAGSQHIRTKSSRLQASGLSSESARHKAVEFSSGAKSPSKSGAQTPKSPPEHYVQETPLMFSRCTSVSSLDSFESRSIASSVQSEPCSGMVSGIISPSDLPDSPGQTMPPSRSKTPPPPPPPPPQTVQTKQEVPKNKAPSAEKRESGPKQAAVNAAVQRVQVLPEADTLLHFATESTPDGFSCSSSLSALSLDEPFIQKDVELRIMPPVQENDNGNETESEQPEESNENQEKEAEKPTDSEKDLLDESDDDDIEILEECIISAMPTKSSRKAKKPAQTTSKLPPPVARKPSQLPVYKLLPSQNRLQAQKHVSFTPGDDMPRVYCVEGTPINFSTATSLSDLTIESPPNELAAGEGVRAGAQSSEFEKRDTIPTEGRSTDEAQRGKASSVTVPELDDSKTEEGDILAECINSAMPKGKSHKPFRVKKIMDQVQQASMSSSGTNKNQLDGKTKKPTSPVKPIPQNTEYRTRVRKNTDSKNNLNAERNFSENKDSKKQHLKNNSKDFNDKLPNNEDRVRGSFTFDSPHHYTPIEGTPYCFSRNDSLSSLDFDDDDVDLSREKAELRKGKENKESEAKVTNHTELTSNQQSASKTPAVTKQPINRGQSKPVLQKQSTFPQSSKDIPDRGAATDEKLQNFAIENTPVCFSRNSSLSSLSDIDQENNNNKENEPVKETEPPASQGEPGKPQASGYAPKSFHVEDTPVCFSRNSSLSSLSIDSEDDLLQECISSAMPKKKKPSRLKPDNEKHSPRNMGGILAEDLTLDLKDIQRPDSEHGLSPDSENFDWKAIQEGANSIVSSLHQAAAAACLSRQASSDSDSILSLKSGISLGSPFHLTPDQEEKPFTSNKGPRILKPGEKSTLETKKIESENKGIKGGKKVYKSLITGKVRSNSEISSQMKQPLQTNMPSISRGRTMIHIPGVRNSSSSTSPVSKKGPPLKTPASKSPSEGQPATTSPRGTKPSVKSELSPVTRQASQTAGSNKGPSRSGSRDSTPSRPAQQPLSRPMQSPGRNSISPGRNGISPPNKLSQLPRTSSPSTASTKSSGSGKMSYTSPGRQMSQQNLTKQTGLSKNGSGIPRSESASKGLNQMSNSNGSNKKVELSRMSSTKSSGSESDRSERPVLVRQSTFIKEAPSPTLRRKLEESASFESLSPSSRPDSPTRSQAHTPVLSPSLPDMSLSTHSSLQSGGWRKLPPNLSPTIEYNDGRPVKRHDIARSHSESPSRLPINRSGTWKREHSKHSSSLPRVSTWRRTGSSSSILSASSESSEKAKSEDEKQVNSISGSKQTKENQVSTKGTWRKIKESEISPTNSTSQTTSSGAANGAESKTLIYQMAPAVSKTEDVWVRIEDCPINNPRSGRSPTGNTPPVIDTVSEKGNPNPKDSKDNQGKQNVSNGSAPTRTMGLENRLNSFIQVDPPDQKGTETKPGHSNNPVPASETSESSIAERTPFSSSSSSKHSSPSGTVAARVSPFNYNPSPRKSSTDGTSARPSQIPTPVSNNTKKRDSKPDSTEPSGTQSPKRHSGSYLVTSV
- the APC gene encoding adenomatous polyposis coli protein isoform X5, whose amino-acid sequence is MYTPLCSSAVAALPASVPPCAVRSRSSGGGRGCVRQERKRPGCVRASVRGASVWQEVLKQLQGSIEDEAMASSGQIDLLERLKELNLDSSNFPGVKLRSKMSLRSYGSREGSVSSRSGECSPVPMGSFPRRGFVNGSRENTGYLEELEKERSLLLADLDKEEKEKDWYYAQLQNLTKRIDSLPLTENFSLQTDMTRRQLEYEARQIRVAMEEQLGTCQDMEKRAQRRITRIQQIEKDILRIRQLLQSQATEAERSSQSKHEAGSHEAERQNEGQGVAEINMATSGSGQGSTTRIDHETASVLSSSSTHSAPRRLTSHLGTKVEMVYSLLSMLGTHDKDDMSRTLLAMSSSQDSCISMRQSGCLPLLIQLLHGNDKDSVLLGNSRGSKEARARASAALHNIIHSQPDDKRGRREIRVLHLLEQIRAYCETCWEWQEAHEQGMDQDKNPMPAPVEHQICPAVCVLMKLSFDEEHRHAMNELGRKATRGISSQELGQGLSGGLQAIAELLQVDCEMYGLTNDHYSITLRRYAGMALTNLTFGDVANKATLCSMKGCMRALVAQLQSESEDLQQVIASVLRNLSWRADVNSKKTLREVGSVKALMECALEVKKESTLKSVLSALWNLSAHCTENKADICAVDGALAFLVGTLTYRSQTNTLAIIESGGGILRNVSSLIATNEDHRQILRENNCLQTLLQHLKSHSLTIVSNACGTLWNLSARNPKDQEALWDMGAVSMLKNLIHSKHKMIAMGSAAALRNLMANRPAKYKDANIMSPGSSLPSLHVRKQKALEAELDAQHLSETFDNIDNLSPKASHRSKQRHKQNLYGDYVFDTNRHDDNRSDNFNTGNMTVLSPYLNTTVLPSSSSSRGSLDSSRSEKDRSLERERGISLGNYHPATENPGTSSKRGLQISTTAAQIAKVMEEVSAIHTSQEDRSSGSTTELHCGTDERNALRRSSTTHTHANTYNFTKSENSNRTCPIPYAKVEYKRSSNDSLNSVSSSDGYGKRGQMKPSIESYSEDDESKFCSYGQYPADLAHKIHSANHMDDNDGELDTPINYSLKYSDEQLNSGRQSPSQNERWARPKHILEDEIKPNEQRQSRSQSTAYPVYPESTDDKHLKFQPHFGQQECVSPYRSRAANGSETNRVGSNHGISQNVNQSLCQEDDYEDDKPTNYSERYSEEGQHEEEERPTNYSIKYSEEKHHVDQPIDYSLKYTTDIPSSQKPAFSFSKNSSGQSTKTEHISSSSENTSTTSSNAKRQNQLHPSSAQSRSGQTPKATSSSCKVPSINQETIQTYCVEDTPICFSRCSSLSSLSSAEDEVGCDQTTQEAESANTLQIAEIKDNSGPRSNEDSVSKVPAGSQHIRTKSSRLQASGLSSESARHKAVEFSSGAKSPSKSGAQTPKSPPEHYVQETPLMFSRCTSVSSLDSFESRSIASSVQSEPCSGMVSGIISPSDLPDSPGQTMPPSRSKTPPPPPPPPPQTVQTKQEVPKNKAPSAEKRESGPKQAAVNAAVQRVQVLPEADTLLHFATESTPDGFSCSSSLSALSLDEPFIQKDVELRIMPPVQENDNGNETESEQPEESNENQEKEAEKPTDSEKDLLDESDDDDIEILEECIISAMPTKSSRKAKKPAQTTSKLPPPVARKPSQLPVYKLLPSQNRLQAQKHVSFTPGDDMPRVYCVEGTPINFSTATSLSDLTIESPPNELAAGEGVRAGAQSSEFEKRDTIPTEGRSTDEAQRGKASSVTVPELDDSKTEEGDILAECINSAMPKGKSHKPFRVKKIMDQVQQASMSSSGTNKNQLDGKTKKPTSPVKPIPQNTEYRTRVRKNTDSKNNLNAERNFSENKDSKKQHLKNNSKDFNDKLPNNEDRVRGSFTFDSPHHYTPIEGTPYCFSRNDSLSSLDFDDDDVDLSREKAELRKGKENKESEAKVTNHTELTSNQQSASKTPAVTKQPINRGQSKPVLQKQSTFPQSSKDIPDRGAATDEKLQNFAIENTPVCFSRNSSLSSLSDIDQENNNNKENEPVKETEPPASQGEPGKPQASGYAPKSFHVEDTPVCFSRNSSLSSLSIDSEDDLLQECISSAMPKKKKPSRLKPDNEKHSPRNMGGILAEDLTLDLKDIQRPDSEHGLSPDSENFDWKAIQEGANSIVSSLHQAAAAACLSRQASSDSDSILSLKSGISLGSPFHLTPDQEEKPFTSNKGPRILKPGEKSTLETKKIESENKGIKGGKKVYKSLITGKVRSNSEISSQMKQPLQTNMPSISRGRTMIHIPGVRNSSSSTSPVSKKGPPLKTPASKSPSEGQPATTSPRGTKPSVKSELSPVTRQASQTAGSNKGPSRSGSRDSTPSRPAQQPLSRPMQSPGRNSISPGRNGISPPNKLSQLPRTSSPSTASTKSSGSGKMSYTSPGRQMSQQNLTKQTGLSKNGSGIPRSESASKGLNQMSNSNGSNKKVELSRMSSTKSSGSESDRSERPVLVRQSTFIKEAPSPTLRRKLEESASFESLSPSSRPDSPTRSQAHTPVLSPSLPDMSLSTHSSLQSGGWRKLPPNLSPTIEYNDGRPVKRHDIARSHSESPSRLPINRSGTWKREHSKHSSSLPRVSTWRRTGSSSSILSASSESSEKAKSEDEKQVNSISGSKQTKENQVSTKGTWRKIKESEISPTNSTSQTTSSGAANGAESKTLIYQMAPAVSKTEDVWVRIEDCPINNPRSGRSPTGNTPPVIDTVSEKGNPNPKDSKDNQGKQNVSNGSAPTRTMGLENRLNSFIQVDPPDQKGTETKPGHSNNPVPASETSESSIAERTPFSSSSSSKHSSPSGTVAARVSPFNYNPSPRKSSTDGTSARPSQIPTPVSNNTKKRDSKPDSTEPSGTQSPKRHSGSYLVTSV